A single genomic interval of Pangasianodon hypophthalmus isolate fPanHyp1 chromosome 8, fPanHyp1.pri, whole genome shotgun sequence harbors:
- the ubiad1 gene encoding ubiA prenyltransferase domain-containing protein 1, with protein sequence MAAGQKKTSAETYLLSGSNGLNGSKAQGVTLAEQNCNGKNSRLAKMASNVQEKCAAYVLALRPWSFSASLTPVALGSALAYKLEGSVDIVILLVCAVAVLVVHGAGNLVNTYYDFSKGIDHKKSDDRTLVDRILEPQDVVMFGAVLYSVGCLCATLLYFLSTLRLEHLALIYFGGLSSSFLYTGGIGLKYVALGDVVILITFGPLAVLFAHAVQVGHLSVLPLVYAVPLALHAEAILHSNNTRDMQSDRSAGIVTLAILAGPALSYVLYNVLLFAPYVVFCVLATRYTISMALPLLTLPMAFPLERQFRSQHYTKIPQKTAKLNLLVGLFYVFGIILSPTGSLPLF encoded by the exons ATGGCAGCTGGCCAGAAGAAAACCAGCGCAGAGACGTACTTGCTGTCCGGCTCCAACGGCCTGAATGGATCAAAAGCACAAGGAGTGACACTAGCAGAACAAAACTGCAATGGAAAGAATTCCCGGCTGGCCAAGATGGCCTCGAACGTGCAGGAGAAGTGCGCGGCGTACGTCCTGGCCCTGCGGCCGTGGAGCTTCAGCGCCTCTCTGACGCCTGTGGCTTTAGGAAGCGCCCTGGCCTACAAACTGGAGGGCTCTGTGGACATTGTGATCCTGCTGGTGTGCGCCGTCGCCGTCCTGGTGGTGCACGGTGCCGGGAATCTCGTGAACACTTACTACGATTTCTCCAAGGGAATCGATCACAAGAAGAGCGACGACAGGACTCTGGTGGATCGGATCCTGGAGCCGCAGGACGTGGTGATGTTCGGCGCCGTGCTTTACTCGGTGGGATGTCTCTGCGCCACGTTGTTGTATTTCCTCTCTACGCTGAGGCTCGAGCATCTGGCGCTCATCTATTTTGGAGGGCTCTCAAGCTCCTTTTTGTACACTGGAG GAATCGGTCTGAAGTACGTGGCACTAGGGGACGTGGTGATCCTGATCACGTTCGGCCCACTGGCCGTGTTGTTTGCACACGCGGTACAGGTGGGTCACCTGTCCGTGCTGCCGCTGGTGTATGCCGTGCCGCTGGCCTTGCATGCCGAGGCCATCCTGCACAGCAACAACACACGCGACATGCAGTCAGACCGCAGTGCCGGCATCGTCACGCTCGCCATCCTAGCCGGCCCGGCGCTCTCTTACGTCCTCTACAACGTGCTGCTCTTCGCTCCCTACGTGGTGTTCTGTGTGCTGGCCACGCGCTACACCATCAGCATGGCGCTGCCGCTGCTCACGCTGCCCATGGCCTTCCCGCTGGAGCGCCAGTTCCGCAGTCAGCACTACACCAAGATCCCACAGAAAACAGCCAAGCTCAACCTACTCGTGGGACTCTTCTACGTCTTCGGGATCATTCTCTCGCCGACGGGGAGCCTGCCACTGTTCTAA